One Panicum virgatum strain AP13 chromosome 9K, P.virgatum_v5, whole genome shotgun sequence genomic region harbors:
- the LOC120647335 gene encoding uncharacterized protein LOC120647335, producing the protein MAAAAAARSRTAAAWARLLSLRPHHIAGSTTLPRHNHLGSRITPPRRHLAFSASAGGARPQIQSERAVHELLAEVERERQRERQDRRASEGAQDEEAAEEEEEDYLGVKPLIEKLERRKAKEAAADEGYWEPTDSDSDEEDERYTPDAIKRRVDELERKCKRHGELLRSFAEAETLDEAHKWMTKIDKFEERHLKLPLEYRVIGDMMNRLKDSTGKDRFVLLQKLNRAVRIMECKEAFDPSNPANFGLIQHQQVGSPEDLVLNAGFDKEKQMIQGEQIDDDDDEEFNEAKERDDLLIEKLNAIEKKIEDRLAELDHTFGKKGRVLEEEIKDLVEERNSLSEKKRRPMYRKGFDVKVIDVNRTCKVTKGGQIAKFTALLATGNYHGVVGFAKAKGPTAKIAIQRAYEKCFQNLHYMERYEDHTIAHAIQAKYEKTKIYLWPGPMRSGMSAAGRTVETVLYLAGFSNVKSKIIGSRNPLNVIKALFIALNAIETPKDVQQKFGRTVVESYLL; encoded by the exons atggcagccgccgccgccgcccgttccCGCACCGCCGCGGCGTGGGCCCGCCTTCTCTCCCTGCGGCCGCACCACATCGCGGGCTCCACCACTCTTCCCCGCCACAATCACCTAGGCTCGCGGATCAcgcccccgcgccgccacctggccttctccgcctccgcggGGGGCGCCAGGCCCCAGATCCAGAGCGAGCGGGCCGTGCACGAGCTGCTCGCGGAGGTCGAGCGCGAGCGCCAGCGGGAGCGCCAGGACCGCCGCGCTAGCGAAGGCGCCCAGGACGAAGAggcagcggaggaggaggaggaggactacCTGGGCGTCAAGCCGCTCATCGAGAAGCTCGAGCGCCGCAAGGCCAAGGAGGCGGCCGCCGACGAAGGCTACTGGGAGCCCACCGACTCCGACAGCGACGAGGAAGACGAGCGCTACACGCCCGACGCCATCAAGCGACGCGTCGACGAGTTGGAACGCAAGTGCAAGCGACACGGGGAGCTCCTGCGCTCATTCGCGGAGGCCG AGACCCTCGACGAGGCTCACAAATGGATGACCAAAATCGACAAGTTCGAGGAGCGCCACCTCAAGCTGCCACTCGAGTACAGGGTCATCGGCGACATGATGAACCGCCTCAAAGACTCCACGGGCAAAGACCGCTTTGTTCTCCTCCAGAAGCTCAACCGAGCCGTTAGGATCATGGAATGCAAGGAAGCATTCGACCCCAGTAACCCCGCAAACTTTGGCCTCATTCAGCACCAGCAGGTTGGTTCGCCAGAGGATCTGGTGCTCAATGCGGGCTTTGataaggagaagcagatgatcCAGGGGGAACaaatcgacgacgacgacgacgaggaatTCAATGAAGCAAAGGAGAGGGATGATTTGCTCATTGAGAAACTCAATGCTATCGAAAAGAAGATCGAGGACAGGCTGGCAGAGTTGGATCACACCTTTGGCAAGAAAGGCAGAGTTTTGGAGGAGGAAATTAAGGATTTGGTGGAGGAGCGCAATTCCCTGTCCGAGAAAAAGAGGAGACCTATGTACAGAAAA GGTTTTGACGTCAAAGTTATTGACGTTAACAGGACATGCAAAGTCACAAAG GGAGGCCAAATAGCAAAATTCACAGCATTATTGGCCACTGGAAACTACCATGGTGTTGTAGGCTTCGCAAAAGCTAAAGGGCCAACAGCCAAGATAGCAATACAGAGG GCTTATGAGAAATGCTTCCAGAACCTCCATTACATGGAGCGATATGAGGATCACACAATTGCTCATGCTATCCAGGCCAAATATGAAAAAACAAAG ATATACCTCTGGCCTGGACCCATGAGAAGTGGAATGTCTGCTGCTGGTAGGACTGTTGAAACTGTGCTGTACTTGGCTGGTTTCAGCAACGTCAAGTCAAAG ATTATTGGATCAAGGAACCCACTTAATGTGATTAAAGCTCTCTTCATAGCTTTGAATGCT ATTGAGACTCCAAAGGATGTCCAGCAGAAGTTTGGGCGTACTGTGGTCGAGTCTTACTTATTGTAA
- the LOC120647336 gene encoding PHD finger protein ING1-like produces MGFLEDFQASVESLPSMLHRNYSLMRELDKSLQGVQLENEQRCQQEIEDIKHGLESGSITYDPAKLKFSEEAIEEQKHCVRIADEKVALATQTYDLVDAHIQQLDQFLRKLEEIRQEKEAAAAVAAGTAVAVTAAAATPAASAGASTADATPKTGRSGRGRGGRKKAKVPTEPPAPAIDLELPVDPNEPTYCFCNQVSYGEMVACDNPNCKIEWYHIGCVGVKELPKGKWYCPSCVGFQKKRKGK; encoded by the exons ATGGGGTTCCTCGAGGACTTCCAAGCCA GTGTTGAATCATTACCATCTATGCTGCACCGGAACTATTCATTAATGCGAGAGTTAGATAAAAGTTTGCAAG GTGTGCAACTAGAAAATGAACAGCGCTGTCAGCAAGAAATAGAGGACATTAAGCATGGACTTGAGTCTGGAAGTATCACATATGACCCAGCAAAACTGAAATTTTCTGAAGAAGCAATCGAGGAGCAGAAACATTGTGTTAGAATTGCTGACGAGAAGGTGGCTTTGGCCACTCAGACTTATGACCTG GTTGATGCTCATATCCAACAGCTAGATCAATTTTTGAGGAAGCTTGAAGAAATTCGACAGG AAAaggaggcagcagcagctgtTGCTGCAGGCACTGCTGTTGCtgttactgctgctgctgctactccaGCTGCAAGTGCCGGAGCGTCAACTGCTGATGCTACTCCAAAAACTGGAAGATCTGGCAGAGGCAGAGGGGGTCGTAAGAA GGCTAAGGTACCCACTGAGCCACCAGCACCGGCTATTGATTTAGAATTGCCCGTGGATCCTAATGAACCGACATACTGCTTCTGCAACCAAGTCAGTTATGGTGAGATGGTCGCATGCGACAATCCTAAT TGCAAGATCGAATGGTATCACATTGGCTGTGTGGGGGTGAAGGAGCTACCCAAGGGAAAGTGGTATTGTCCAAGTTGCGTTGGATTCCAGAAGAAGCGAAAAGGCAAATGA
- the LOC120647334 gene encoding chaperonin CPN60-1, mitochondrial-like isoform X1: MPLPSSSPILSSSPSSSTPPPLLRLAVSLSSAEPARGLEAKPSPVAMYRAAAILASKARQAYGSSARQVGSRLAWSRNYAAKDIKFGAQARALMLRGVEELADAVKVTMGPKGRTVIIEQSFGAPKVTKDGVTVAKSIEFSDRVKNVGASLVKQVANATNDTAGDGTTCATVLTKAIFTEGCKSVAAGMNAMDLRRGISMAVDAVVANLKGMARMISTSEEIAQVATISANGEREIGELIAKAMEKVGKEGVITIADGNTLYNELEVVEGMKLDRGYISPYFITNQKNQKCELNEPLILIHNKKISNVQAMVKVMELALQKKKPLLIVTEDLESEALATLILNKFRAGVKVCAVKAPGFGETKKANLLDLAILTGAEVITEELGMDLENFEPQMFGTCKKVTISKNDTVILDGAGDKKAIEERAEQLRSVIEQSTSDVDKEKLKERLAKLSGGVAVLKIGGASETEVGEKKDRVTDALNATKAAVEEGIVPGGGVALLYASKDLDKLQTVNFDQKIGVQIIKNALKAPVQTIASNAGVEGAVIAGKLLEQENTDLGYDAAKGEYVDMVKAGIIDPLKVIRTALMDAASVSSLMTTTESIIVETPKEQSDAPAMEY, from the exons ATGCCTCTGCCTTCGTCTTCCCCAATTctttcctcttctccaagcagcTCCACTCcgccccccctcctccgcctcgccgtctCCCTCTCTTCCGCAGAACCAGCCCGAGGGCTAGAAGCAAAGCCTTCTCCGGTCGCCATGTACCGCGCGGCCGCCATCCTTGCCTCCAAGGCCCG GCAAGCCTACGGGAGCAGCGCTCGCCAG GTGGGGAGCAGGTTGGCCTGGAGCAGAAACTATGCTGCCAAGGACATCAAGTTTGGCGCCCAAGCCCGGGCCTTGATGCTGAGGGGTGTTGAGGAATTGGCTGATGCGGTCAAAGTTACAATGGGCCCCAAG GGTCGTACTGTTATTATTGAGCAAAGCTTTGGCGCTCCTAAAGTTACAAAGGATGGAGTGACCGTGGCCAAGAGCATTGAATTCAGTGACAGAGTAAAGAATGTTGGTGCAAGCCTTGTAAAGCAGGTTGCTAATGCTACTAATGATACAGCTGGGGATG GTACCACATGTGCTACTGTTCTTACAAAGGCTATATTCACCGAGGGTTGCAAGTCTGTAGCTGCTGGAATGAATGCCATGGATCTGAGACGTGGTATCTCAATGGCTGTTGATGCTGTGGTCGCAAACCTAAAAGGCATGGCGAGAATGATCAGCACATCGGAGGAAATAGCACAG GTGGCTACTATATCAGCCAATGGGGAAAGGGAAATTGGTGAGCTAATTGCAAAGGCTATGGAGAAGGTCGGTAAAGAGGGAGTTATCACCATTGCG GATGGCAACACTCTCTATAATGAACTTGAAGTTGTGGAAGGCATGAAGCTTGACAGAGGTTACATCTCTCCATATTTTATTACCAACCAAAAGAACCAGAAATGT GAACTAAATGAACCCCTGATCTTGATACACAACAAGAAAATATCAAACGTGCAAGCAATGGTCAAAGTGATGGAGTTAGCTCTACAG AAGAAAAAACCTCTGCTCATTGTTACGGAAGATTTAGAAAGTGAAGCATTGGCTACCCTGATTCTTAACAAGTTTCGTGCAGGTGTTAAG GTCTGTGCGGTCAAAGCTCCTGGTTTCGGGGAGACCAAGAAAGCTAACTTACTGGACCTTGCTATTCTTACCGGGGCAGAA GTCATAACTGAAGAACTTGGGATGGACCTTGAGAACTTTGAGCCTCAGATGTTTGGCACTTGCAAGAAG GTTACAATATCGAAGAATGACACTGTCATCCTGGATGGAGCTGGAGATAAGAAGGCAATTGAAGAGAGAGCTGAGCAG CTGAGATCAGTGATTGAGCAAAGCACTTCTGACGTTGATAAGGAAAAGCTAAAAGAGCGGTTGGCAAAGCTTTCTGGTGGTGTTGCTGTTCTAAAG aTTGGTGGAGCAAGTGAAACAGAAGTTGGTGAGAAGAAAGATAGGGTGACTGATGCACTAAATGCAACCAAAGCTGCAGTTGAGGAGGGCATTGTGCCAG GTGGTGGCGTTGCCCTTCTCTACGCGTCAAAAGACCTGGATAAATTGCAGACTGTAAACTTTGACCAAAAGATTGGTGTTCAAATAATCAAAAATGCTTTGAAG GCCCCAGTGCAGACTATTGCTTCAAATGCAGGTGTAGAAGGAGCTGTTATCGCTGGCAAGCTGTTGGAACAGGAAAACACTGACCTTGGCTATGATGCAGCTAAAG GTGAATACGTGGACATGGTGAAGGCTGGTATCATTGACCCGCTTAAAGTGATCAGGACAGCCCTGATGGATGCTGCAAG TGTGTCATCTCTGATGACTACCACAGAATCTATCATTGTTGAGACCCCGAAGGAACAGAGCGATGCACCAGCAATGGAATACTGA
- the LOC120647334 gene encoding chaperonin CPN60-1, mitochondrial-like isoform X2: MVFEFRVYLGRTVIIEQSFGAPKVTKDGVTVAKSIEFSDRVKNVGASLVKQVANATNDTAGDGTTCATVLTKAIFTEGCKSVAAGMNAMDLRRGISMAVDAVVANLKGMARMISTSEEIAQVATISANGEREIGELIAKAMEKVGKEGVITIADGNTLYNELEVVEGMKLDRGYISPYFITNQKNQKCELNEPLILIHNKKISNVQAMVKVMELALQKKKPLLIVTEDLESEALATLILNKFRAGVKVCAVKAPGFGETKKANLLDLAILTGAEVITEELGMDLENFEPQMFGTCKKVTISKNDTVILDGAGDKKAIEERAEQLRSVIEQSTSDVDKEKLKERLAKLSGGVAVLKIGGASETEVGEKKDRVTDALNATKAAVEEGIVPGGGVALLYASKDLDKLQTVNFDQKIGVQIIKNALKAPVQTIASNAGVEGAVIAGKLLEQENTDLGYDAAKGEYVDMVKAGIIDPLKVIRTALMDAASVSSLMTTTESIIVETPKEQSDAPAMEY; encoded by the exons ATGGTCTTCGAATTTCGAGTGTACCTT GGTCGTACTGTTATTATTGAGCAAAGCTTTGGCGCTCCTAAAGTTACAAAGGATGGAGTGACCGTGGCCAAGAGCATTGAATTCAGTGACAGAGTAAAGAATGTTGGTGCAAGCCTTGTAAAGCAGGTTGCTAATGCTACTAATGATACAGCTGGGGATG GTACCACATGTGCTACTGTTCTTACAAAGGCTATATTCACCGAGGGTTGCAAGTCTGTAGCTGCTGGAATGAATGCCATGGATCTGAGACGTGGTATCTCAATGGCTGTTGATGCTGTGGTCGCAAACCTAAAAGGCATGGCGAGAATGATCAGCACATCGGAGGAAATAGCACAG GTGGCTACTATATCAGCCAATGGGGAAAGGGAAATTGGTGAGCTAATTGCAAAGGCTATGGAGAAGGTCGGTAAAGAGGGAGTTATCACCATTGCG GATGGCAACACTCTCTATAATGAACTTGAAGTTGTGGAAGGCATGAAGCTTGACAGAGGTTACATCTCTCCATATTTTATTACCAACCAAAAGAACCAGAAATGT GAACTAAATGAACCCCTGATCTTGATACACAACAAGAAAATATCAAACGTGCAAGCAATGGTCAAAGTGATGGAGTTAGCTCTACAG AAGAAAAAACCTCTGCTCATTGTTACGGAAGATTTAGAAAGTGAAGCATTGGCTACCCTGATTCTTAACAAGTTTCGTGCAGGTGTTAAG GTCTGTGCGGTCAAAGCTCCTGGTTTCGGGGAGACCAAGAAAGCTAACTTACTGGACCTTGCTATTCTTACCGGGGCAGAA GTCATAACTGAAGAACTTGGGATGGACCTTGAGAACTTTGAGCCTCAGATGTTTGGCACTTGCAAGAAG GTTACAATATCGAAGAATGACACTGTCATCCTGGATGGAGCTGGAGATAAGAAGGCAATTGAAGAGAGAGCTGAGCAG CTGAGATCAGTGATTGAGCAAAGCACTTCTGACGTTGATAAGGAAAAGCTAAAAGAGCGGTTGGCAAAGCTTTCTGGTGGTGTTGCTGTTCTAAAG aTTGGTGGAGCAAGTGAAACAGAAGTTGGTGAGAAGAAAGATAGGGTGACTGATGCACTAAATGCAACCAAAGCTGCAGTTGAGGAGGGCATTGTGCCAG GTGGTGGCGTTGCCCTTCTCTACGCGTCAAAAGACCTGGATAAATTGCAGACTGTAAACTTTGACCAAAAGATTGGTGTTCAAATAATCAAAAATGCTTTGAAG GCCCCAGTGCAGACTATTGCTTCAAATGCAGGTGTAGAAGGAGCTGTTATCGCTGGCAAGCTGTTGGAACAGGAAAACACTGACCTTGGCTATGATGCAGCTAAAG GTGAATACGTGGACATGGTGAAGGCTGGTATCATTGACCCGCTTAAAGTGATCAGGACAGCCCTGATGGATGCTGCAAG TGTGTCATCTCTGATGACTACCACAGAATCTATCATTGTTGAGACCCCGAAGGAACAGAGCGATGCACCAGCAATGGAATACTGA